In Oncorhynchus tshawytscha isolate Ot180627B linkage group LG23, Otsh_v2.0, whole genome shotgun sequence, the following proteins share a genomic window:
- the LOC112223162 gene encoding F-box/LRR-repeat protein 4 isoform X2 has translation MPKVLDFSSHYGSENSMSYTMWNLAGMPNVYPSSGDFTQTAVFRAYGTWWEQCASAPLPFRRTPKAFHSQDYIELAFEEPVYPTAVEVLETYHPGAIVQIMACSLNPFSQNPPTDVRWEVLWAEEPTKVLTPQARQFSPSIKQLSFPTNLIRVEVNSSLLKYYTELDAVVLRGQKERPILSLYKMPRIDICDLSDSDEELSDPGASFRQAGDGKHINLGNGYFDKLPYELIQLIVSHLTLPDLCRLTQTCKLLHQHCCDPLQYIQLSLQPYWARLSDTSLGHLQGRCTLLQRLNLSWTGNRGALTLTGFSSFMKACGGSLVCLELSCCHFLSEPCLEVISQTCPGLQELNLSSCDRLHPQAFTHISKLTQLRRLVLYRTKIEQTAMLSILTFCIELRHLNLGSCVMIDDYDVVASMLAVRCRSLRSLDLWRCRNLTERGLAELAAGCRLLEELDLGWCSTLQSSSGCFQHLARNLPCLRKLFLTANRTVCDSDIEELAANCPALQHLDILGTRMVSSSSLRKLLQACPKLLLLDVSFCSQVDARIVQELCGLFPNVAIKKSFTQ, from the exons ATGCCAAAG GTGCTGGACTTCAGCTCCCACTACGGCAGTGAGAACAGCATGTCGTACACCATGTGGAACCTGGCCGGCATGCCCAACGTCTACCCCAGCTCTGGGGACTTCACCCAGACGGCCGTGTTCAGGGCCTACGGGACGTGGTGGGAGCAGTGTGCCAGCGCACCTCTGCCCTTCCGCCGCACGCCCAAGGCCTTCCATAGCCAGGACTACATCGAGCTGGCCTTCGAGGAGCCCGTCTACCCCACAGCTGTGGAGGTGCTGGAGACCTACCACCCGGGTGCCATTGTCCAGATCATGGCCTGCTCCCTCAACCCCTTCTCTCAGAACCCTCCCACAGACGTCAG gtgGGAGGTGTTGTGGGCTGAGGAGCCCACCAAGGTGCTGACCCCCCAGGCCAGGCAGTTCTCCCCCAGCATCAAGCAGCTGAGCTTCCCCACCAATTTGATCCGCGTGGAGGTCAACAGCTCCCTGCTAAAGTACTACACAGAGCTGGACGCCGTCGTCCTGCGCGGCCAGAAAGAGAGGCCCATCCTTTCCCTTTATAAGATGCCCAGGATCGACATCTGTGACCTGAgtgacagtgatgaggagctgtCTGACCCGGGAGCCTCCTTCCGACAGGCCGGGGATGGCAAGCACATTAACCTGGGGAATGGATACTTCGATAAACTGCCCTACGAG TTGATCCAGCTGATAGTCAGCCACCTGACCCTGCCCGACCTATGTCGCCTAACCCAGACCTGTAAGCTACTCCACCAGCACTGCTGTGACCCCCTCCAGTACATCCAGCTGAGCCTGCAGCCATACTGGGCTCGCCTCAGTGACACCTCCCTGGGCCACCTGCAGGGCCGCTGCACCCTGCTCCAGAGACTCAACCTCTCCTGGACCGGCAACCGCGGAGCCCTCACCCTCACTGGCTTCAGCAG ctTCATGAAGGCATGTGGCGGGAGCCTGGTGTGTCTGGAGCTGTCGTGTTGTCACTTCCTGAGTGAACCCTGTCTGGAGGTCATCTCCCAGACGTGTCCCGGGCTGCAGGAGCTCAACCTGTCCTCGTGCGACCGCCTCCACCCCCAGGCCTTTACACACATCTCCAAGCTCACCCAACTGCGCCGGCTAGTGCTCTACCGCACAAAGATagag CAAACAGCCATGTTGAGCATCCTAACGTTCTGCATTGAGCTGAGACACCTCAACCTGGGGAGCTGTGTGATG ATAGACGACTATGACGTGGTGGCCAGCATGCTGGCTGTCCGCTGCCGCTCACTGCGCTCCCTGGACCTGTGGCGCTGCAGAAACCTGACGGAGCGCGGCCTGGCCGAGCTGGCTGCAGGGTGCAGACTACTGGAGGAGCTGGACCTGGGCTGGTGCTCCACACTGCagagcagctctggctgcttccaGCACCTGGCCCGCAACCTGCCGTGCCTGAGGAAGCTCTTCCTCACCGCCAACCGCACCGTGTGCGACTCAGACATTGAGGAGCTGGCTGCCAACTGCCCCGCACTGCAGCACCTCGACATATTGG GCACCCGGATGGTAAGCTCCTCTTCCCTGAGGAAGCTGCTGCAGGCGTGTCCTAAGCTCCTCCTCCTGGACGTGTCCTTCTGCTCGCAGGTGGACGCCCGCATCGTCCAAGAGCTCTGCGGACTCTTCCCCAACGTGGCCATCAAGAAGAGCTTTACCCAGTGA
- the LOC112223162 gene encoding F-box/LRR-repeat protein 4 isoform X1: protein MLTLLSMFYYICLRRRSRSGTRGEALTSRRAVESGQRATLPISVEVEQYAKEVLDFSSHYGSENSMSYTMWNLAGMPNVYPSSGDFTQTAVFRAYGTWWEQCASAPLPFRRTPKAFHSQDYIELAFEEPVYPTAVEVLETYHPGAIVQIMACSLNPFSQNPPTDVRWEVLWAEEPTKVLTPQARQFSPSIKQLSFPTNLIRVEVNSSLLKYYTELDAVVLRGQKERPILSLYKMPRIDICDLSDSDEELSDPGASFRQAGDGKHINLGNGYFDKLPYELIQLIVSHLTLPDLCRLTQTCKLLHQHCCDPLQYIQLSLQPYWARLSDTSLGHLQGRCTLLQRLNLSWTGNRGALTLTGFSSFMKACGGSLVCLELSCCHFLSEPCLEVISQTCPGLQELNLSSCDRLHPQAFTHISKLTQLRRLVLYRTKIEQTAMLSILTFCIELRHLNLGSCVMIDDYDVVASMLAVRCRSLRSLDLWRCRNLTERGLAELAAGCRLLEELDLGWCSTLQSSSGCFQHLARNLPCLRKLFLTANRTVCDSDIEELAANCPALQHLDILGTRMVSSSSLRKLLQACPKLLLLDVSFCSQVDARIVQELCGLFPNVAIKKSFTQ, encoded by the exons ATGCTAACCCTTCTGAGCATGTTTTACTATATCTGTCTGCGGCGCCGGTCCAGGAGCGGAACTCGGGGTGAGGCGCTGACCAGCAGGCGGGCCGTGGAGTCAGGCCAGCGGGCCACCCTGCCCATCAGTGTGGAGGTGGAACAGTATGCCAAAG AGGTGCTGGACTTCAGCTCCCACTACGGCAGTGAGAACAGCATGTCGTACACCATGTGGAACCTGGCCGGCATGCCCAACGTCTACCCCAGCTCTGGGGACTTCACCCAGACGGCCGTGTTCAGGGCCTACGGGACGTGGTGGGAGCAGTGTGCCAGCGCACCTCTGCCCTTCCGCCGCACGCCCAAGGCCTTCCATAGCCAGGACTACATCGAGCTGGCCTTCGAGGAGCCCGTCTACCCCACAGCTGTGGAGGTGCTGGAGACCTACCACCCGGGTGCCATTGTCCAGATCATGGCCTGCTCCCTCAACCCCTTCTCTCAGAACCCTCCCACAGACGTCAG gtgGGAGGTGTTGTGGGCTGAGGAGCCCACCAAGGTGCTGACCCCCCAGGCCAGGCAGTTCTCCCCCAGCATCAAGCAGCTGAGCTTCCCCACCAATTTGATCCGCGTGGAGGTCAACAGCTCCCTGCTAAAGTACTACACAGAGCTGGACGCCGTCGTCCTGCGCGGCCAGAAAGAGAGGCCCATCCTTTCCCTTTATAAGATGCCCAGGATCGACATCTGTGACCTGAgtgacagtgatgaggagctgtCTGACCCGGGAGCCTCCTTCCGACAGGCCGGGGATGGCAAGCACATTAACCTGGGGAATGGATACTTCGATAAACTGCCCTACGAG TTGATCCAGCTGATAGTCAGCCACCTGACCCTGCCCGACCTATGTCGCCTAACCCAGACCTGTAAGCTACTCCACCAGCACTGCTGTGACCCCCTCCAGTACATCCAGCTGAGCCTGCAGCCATACTGGGCTCGCCTCAGTGACACCTCCCTGGGCCACCTGCAGGGCCGCTGCACCCTGCTCCAGAGACTCAACCTCTCCTGGACCGGCAACCGCGGAGCCCTCACCCTCACTGGCTTCAGCAG ctTCATGAAGGCATGTGGCGGGAGCCTGGTGTGTCTGGAGCTGTCGTGTTGTCACTTCCTGAGTGAACCCTGTCTGGAGGTCATCTCCCAGACGTGTCCCGGGCTGCAGGAGCTCAACCTGTCCTCGTGCGACCGCCTCCACCCCCAGGCCTTTACACACATCTCCAAGCTCACCCAACTGCGCCGGCTAGTGCTCTACCGCACAAAGATagag CAAACAGCCATGTTGAGCATCCTAACGTTCTGCATTGAGCTGAGACACCTCAACCTGGGGAGCTGTGTGATG ATAGACGACTATGACGTGGTGGCCAGCATGCTGGCTGTCCGCTGCCGCTCACTGCGCTCCCTGGACCTGTGGCGCTGCAGAAACCTGACGGAGCGCGGCCTGGCCGAGCTGGCTGCAGGGTGCAGACTACTGGAGGAGCTGGACCTGGGCTGGTGCTCCACACTGCagagcagctctggctgcttccaGCACCTGGCCCGCAACCTGCCGTGCCTGAGGAAGCTCTTCCTCACCGCCAACCGCACCGTGTGCGACTCAGACATTGAGGAGCTGGCTGCCAACTGCCCCGCACTGCAGCACCTCGACATATTGG GCACCCGGATGGTAAGCTCCTCTTCCCTGAGGAAGCTGCTGCAGGCGTGTCCTAAGCTCCTCCTCCTGGACGTGTCCTTCTGCTCGCAGGTGGACGCCCGCATCGTCCAAGAGCTCTGCGGACTCTTCCCCAACGTGGCCATCAAGAAGAGCTTTACCCAGTGA